In Spodoptera frugiperda isolate SF20-4 chromosome 31, AGI-APGP_CSIRO_Sfru_2.0, whole genome shotgun sequence, the genomic window CCTTCCAGTTGCTGCAAACTACTTTTGGCGCCGGAACTTTCAGCTCTTCATATATCTTTGGTGAGAATTGTTGATCTTTGAATAGTTGTTGGCTACCTACCAAACGTTGCATTATTCACTCTTTTCATTCACTTTGTTATTTCAGCTACGGAGTTCGTTGGCCCCAAGTACCGAGTGTTGACGAGTGCAACCTGTTCCTCAATGTTTGCCGTCGGTCAGGTGATACTAGGAGCCGTAGCCTGGGGCATCCAGCCCTGGAGATATATGATCCTTGCGCTACACATCCCCTGCTTCATTATCATCGCATACTATTGGATATTACAAGAGAGTGTGAGGTGGCTACTGTCACAAAAGAAGTTTGATCAAGCTAAAGATGTGCTGCAGCGAGTGGCGAGACGGAACAGAAAACAGATTAGTGAGAAGTCTATGCATGCGTTGATGAACCCTCCCGAGCCTGTAAAGGTTAGTTGTCAcaacaataatactttattttcgTTCATTTCTGATAGAATCCGAATCGTTGACACCAAATCTGGCAACTGTGATTAATGTTACAGGTGGTAGAGGATGGGGATGAGCCAAACCTCTTCCAAGCCATTTTCCGCTCGGGTGTACTTCTGCGACGTGTCTGCACCACTCCCATCTGGTGGATCACCACCACCTTCGTGTACTACGGCCTGTCCATCAACGCCACCAGCCTGTCGGACTCCATGTACTTGAACTACATATTGACGTGCGCCATCGAGATCCCTGGCTTCTACACGGCTGTGCTGATCCTCGACAGAATCGGCAGGAAGCCCACGCTGTCCGGCGGGTACCTGTTCAGCGCCGCCTGCAACATCGCCTTTGCTTTTATACCCAGTGGTATGTTTGATGTTATTTGTACAGTCAGTTTGTGACAGTGTACAGTCAGTTTGTGTCAGTCTATTACGCTGTAGCTTCTATCGTGATGTGTACGTTCCTGTTGTCTGCTCGTAATAGTAGAATAGCACCGCTTTACTTGGTAATCTATAATGTCCATGGTACGCGCCAGCCGTGGCGTGGCCGCTATAATACAGCTATCAATGATCTGTGGCCAACAATGTTATCGTAATCTCTTTCgatcgattttattatttaattattttattatcatttactgGCTATTTCAATGAGTAATCTCACATTTTTGAGATAAACACaaactattattattgtcaATATTATCCTTAATACCTTTCAACATTAACGCGTTATGGTAAGTACGTGTAATTCAATCATCTTTACTAGAACTACTTTCAATTGAATGGGGACGCGGACGtcataatatgttattaatccattattattttaacttgataatataattatgatattgttATTACATTGGATAAATATTCATATCAATTGCAAGCCTACGATTTTTTGATAAGCGAtttctacaaaatattgttgatgAAGTTTGAGATGTTGAGAACCATAAACTGTTGTTAGTGGCCAGAAGGTATGCAGGCCGGTATAGTAGCACATGAGTAACACGTCATATTGGTTGGCAGACCTGTCGACGCTGCGTCTGGTGGTCTACTTGTTGGGCAAGTTCGGTATCTCGGTGGTGTTCACGTCGCTGTACCTGTTCACCTCGGAGCTGTACCCCACGCAGTACCGGCACCGCCTGCTCGCCTTCTCCTCCATGGTGGGCCGCATCGGCTCCATCACCGCTCCGCTCACACCAGTGCTCGTAAGTCGACATGTATTAACTATGTATAAAGTTTACCCTTGGTCACACTCCCTATGTTTACATATACAGTTTGATTTGAGGATGTTTAATCTGCAACCAGTTTCCAATAGATGATAGCATCCTAAATTTGAACCTAGTTGCCATTCCTGAGATTTATGGCATACTTCTGAGAGCTAATAGAGACATTCTCTTCAACAGATGGACTACTGGGAAGGTATTCCGTCCGTGATGTTCGGTGCCATGGGTATTCTCTCTGGTATCCTGGTGCTGACGCAGCCGGAGACGCTGGGCACGAAGATGCCTGACACCCTCGCGGAAGCAGAGGCCCTCGGCAAGCcagaatctaaaataaaaacctgAACACTCAATGTACCTTAACACTAGATGTAAGAGTAACTTCAGTTCTGCATTTCTTCATATCATATGTTATTTGAATGATTAAGACTGAAAACCAATTCTTATCAAAACGAAGACAAAGCAACATTTTCAATGTGGAactagaaatataatataacgcCATAAAATCATAGCAATAGAGGTTagatttgtaaacaaacattatttatttaaaatgaaaatgtgtacctttattagtagataaattattaaacagTGTTAAAAAACTAACTGCATAAATGAATGGATGGTGTTAAATTAGctgttgtaataaatataatacttgaCACATGGCATGAAATTAATGTCCACCGTATTCTAACGTACTCCTTGCTATCAATAACAAATCGTATAGAAGTGTCGTGCAAACTGCTATCTTATTGTGTTGTAATATAACCTGTAACAGTTACTGCTCTCTTAGTAATGTGCTGTGTACTCATTTATGTATAGTAGTcgtaagttataataaagcATTATGTgatataatgtaattgtttaattactttattgtGGTTTATCTCCCTACTGTAACGAGTCTGTTGTATTAATGATAAAACTAATTCAGATAGATATGATGAGGAAAGTATTGaaggaataaattaatgtaggtatgtcaaaagttatataaaaaaaaatgattaaagAAAGAACCGTTGTTAGCCAACATATGGACATTGTATGGCTGTAAAATCCATTTCGGACCACATAATTATCATGATTTGGAAACATAAGAAACTAAAACATCTGTAAATGTGAGCTTCATACTCTTAACCAGCACCTTGTAGATCTTGCACATATTATTTTAGATCATGATGCGACTCATCATTCAGGAGTTGTGAACTTgcatatttgtaaacgcatccgcggtacaggagaaaaccctagtgtggggcaacgttaaaaaaatatctcaaatgAGAAATCGGTAAGTACTATTCCAAGAGAGCAGATACTAGAGTAGTCTGTGTGTAGTATAGGTGGATGAGAGAAATGAAACAAgcattaattttgtatacaaattattatgaacACTTAGAAAATTACTAGACAACTAAACGACTACAACTAGACAATACTTCACAATGTGAGATTCACAACATTTACATAATCGAGCCACGACACGAGCCACCAGCCCGCGACCTGACCCGGTGCACACAATGCACGTGCAGCTACACTACACAGAAATATACAGAAAGTTCACTAACTACCAACATCAACTACAAATATACCTCATACATGGTGACAATGTTACGTATGCGACCCTCGTTAGATGTACTAGTGAGTTTTCTGCACATTCCTGCTCTGTGGCAGCCGGACAAAgaatcaaataaatacaataatataggAATACATTATGCTCGTCTACACGATATTCTGTTATAGTTTGAAACACATTTACGTTACGTtagcaaatatatcaatacATTATATAATGAGACCATTAATTCAAGTTACTGATTTTTTAGCTGATTATATGATTACCAAAAGACTTAAAACTGAGAATATAAGCTACCTACTATTTCATCGAATTGATTTTTAAGACcttataaaaatacgttttactttatttttgtagattaataatattgaaatagatAACATGAATTTATCATTTGGCAATGAcatgtttgaaaatatttaatcatctatttttgtaaacattccCCAAGTACTTAGGAGACAGACATCAGTGAAGGATCAGCTGATAATGGCATGTATCacatatttactttactacCTACACCATTGTACGCATGCGCGTCGATATGGTAACTGTCGTCAGCAAGAGCTTTACAAGTCTAGACGTTCTAATCGCAGTCATTTATCtgttgtttgtaaattaatatcGTTTAGTTAAGTATATTATTCACCTAGTAAACTGAAAGGTATTTGTAGTGAGCCAAAATGACAGGAAAAACGCTTTGATACTTTAGACAATAAGGGATTCTCATCACTTTCAAGTTTGTATGAACGTTTAGTAAATGTGTTTCAAGTAAACATATACCCAACATGCAAGAGATGTAATCTCCGCGTATAGAGCTGACAGCAACCATCCACAATACAactattgtataaatattatagtacATTATAATTACGTTACGATTTGTAAACTTATCCTAATGAGCCACGCCGACCACGGTGTTCGCAAATAAATGCTCACTtgtattttgtacaaaattctCTTTTATTATTACCAACAGatagaaaaatacaaaagagaaatcatttatttaggAAGACCCAttactttgtataaaataaagtctatCAAGTCTACAGTTCGACTCTCGCaaactgtgagagtgacacgaAGTGAAGCTAGCGAgtacaaacatataataatgAGTTATTCGACTTCTGCTCAACGTGTCGACCATTAACCAAGTATCACAAAACCTACAACCTATTTAGTACAACTAAACAATATCACACATGAGCACCATAGACACGCGGCACCAGTCCGCCATCACGTCGCGCGTCGTCTCTACACTACTAGTACGACTGTCTCAGATCACTGTCCCCAGTAACTGGCACGCTGTCCCCAGTAACTGGCACACTGTCCCCAGTAACTGGCACACTGTTCCCAATAACTGGCACACTGTCCCCAGTAACTGGCACACTGTCCCCAGTAACTGGCACACTGTCCCCAGTAACTGGCACACTGTTCCCAGTAACTGGCACACTGTTCCCAGTAACTGGCACACTGTCCCCAGTAACTGGCACACTGTTCCCAGTAACTGGCACACTGCTCACAGTAACTGGCACACTGTTCCCAGTAACTGGCACACTGTTCCCAATAACTGGCACACTGTCCCCAGTAACTGGCACACTGTTCCCAGTAAATGGCGCACCGTCCCCAGTAACTGGCACACTGTTCCCAGTAACTGGCACACTGTTCCCAGTAACTGGCACACTGTCCCCAGTAACTGGCACACTGTTCCCAGTAACTGGCACACTGTCCCCAGTAACTGGCACACTGTCCCCAGTAACTGGCACACTGTCCCCAGTAACTGGCACACTGTCCCCAGTAACTGGCACACTGTCCCCAGTAACTGGCACACTGTCCCCAGTAACTGGCACACTGTCCCCAGTAACTGGCACACTGTCCCCAGTAACTGGCACACTGTCCCCAGTAACTGGCACACTGTCCCCAGTAACTGGCACACTGTCCCCAGTAACTGGCACACTGTCCCCAGTAACTGGCACACTGTCCCCAGTAACTGGCACACTGTCCCCAGTAACTGGCACACTGTCCCCAGTAAATGGCACACTGTCCCCAGTAACTGGCACACTGTCCCCAGTAACTGGCACACTGTCCCCAGTAACTGGCACACTGCTCCCAGTTCCCGGTTGAGATTCACAAAATGTCCTTAATACTAGATCACTGCACTACGTGGATATTGACCCTTTGGTCTTCGCTATTGTAATAGTCCTGCAGTCACATCACTGTGTTTCCTTCCCACTGGTGACGCAGACCGACAGTCTGGGAACATTGTCATGGCTCTCGCTCTCCGGAGTATGTTCTTCGTGAGGATTGTCCAGGTTCTCAGCGTCCACGACGTCGTCTGGCAGAGCTGACTGGCTGGTGTCGGGCAGCAGGAGCGCCAGCATTGCTGGGCCCAGGGCTACCAGACCAAATACCACGCTCGGTAGACCAGTCATGTACTTCTCCTGCAAGGTAGAccatattcataatttaaaaaatgatggaaagaagaaaaaaaggcAAAGTAAACAATCATTACAAGTTATCAGAATATGATGAAACTGTCGTGACAACATCGTCACAGACTGAAGGACGTCTCCGTTCTTATCAAGGACCGCAATAACAAAGCGACCGGTTATATCCAATTTCGTAATAATGAACAGATGTTGAGTGTGTATAGTGTTGTTCCCAGCTATGATGGTGTATGTACTTACAAGGAGTGGTGTCTGCGGCGCCAGCACGGAGCCCACCCTGCCGACAGTGTTGGCGATGTTGGTGAGGGAGTTGCGCGAGGTGGTGGGGAACACCTCCATGGCCACCACGTACATCGAGAACACGCCGTAACTGCTGCACATCTTGCCGAACAGGTAGAACAGCACCGACGCCCACCAGATCGCTGCAAGACCAAATCGTAATTAGCAATCATGTTGGTAGTTAAACGTAATAAGTAAACGaagtaaatgtaaaaatacttaCACTTAGGTATGAAAGCAGATGAAATGAAGAACACGCAGCACAGCGTATACGCCACACAGATGGGGGCCTTCCTGCCGAACCTTGTGAGCGTCAGCGCAGTGATGATCCTGGTGGGCACCTGCACGAGCAGCAGGGCGGAGAAGTTGAGGTACTTGTTGCCGGAGACGCTGGTGGAGTTGATGATGGTGCCGTTGTACACGAAGGTGCAGCAGAAGAAGCAGCCAGCTATCAGCAGCACACGCAGCAGGATCTTCTTGGACCGGAGTACGGACAGCAGGTGTAGCCGCTCTGGCGGGGCCGACTCTCCTGCCTATGGACATTCATTCAGGTCAATAAACCAGTGTATAATGTTTGCAAtgcaattttgtaatttaatcgGGGTTCGCCAACCTTCGTAGTACAGTAATTTTCCATTGAGTGCTTTCAATGTGAAGTCCAATGAACCTCCACGCTCTATATACACTACTTTTGAAGCTGATGGCAATTTATGAGATTATTAGTATTGATTACAAAGGAATTGAACCTTTACAAAGTGATCATCCTTTGAAGCTATATAATTGTACAGGATGGCAAGTAATCTGcccaatatacataatattcacTGATAAACATCAGGTGATTAGCCGAGTAGTTTGGCATAAATAACTGCATATTATCAAATTGGACGTAAACACGTGAGCGACGTGCATTCCGATGCGACTTGATAGGTACTAGGTAAAGCCGAAATTGCAACAAATTTCATAGAACTGACCTCCCGTGACTTGCTGTCTCCTGCGATCTTCGTCAGCATCTGCTGCGCCTTGTTGGACAGCTGGATGTTGTTGATCTTGGCCACCTTGTTGAGGACCCTCACAGCTTCATGGTTCTTGTTGTGCGCCAGCAGCCACCTCACGCCCTCGTCTATGAGGAAGATGTAGAACACCACCACCAGCAGGGGCGCGTAGATGGCCCGCATCAGGTGTCTCCAGTACGGCACCTTCCACGCGATCAGCCCGAACGATGCGCTGCCGATGCTGGCCAGGATGTCGGCTATGCAGGAGAACATTACTCGCTGTTTCTGACTTACTGTCTCTAGAGCTGGAATAGGAGAAACAATTGTAAGACTTAATGTATAAATCAAGGTACATAGGAAAGTTATTAAGATTTGATCCTATCTGCCAGTGTCGCTGTAAGGGCACTCAATTAAAAACCAGTATAGAGTGCTCGTTAAGCCTAGTTTATACCCTTTCGCCGCGGTCATATTGTTCTGTTTTTATCATGTCACGTCATGACTGAGGTATGTTTTTTCGTTCTAgtcataatatgttattttcatGATAATATGGATAGCACAAAATATGACACAGTTTAATCACAGTGGTAATGACATAGTACACTGCACGTGTCCACAGTGGGCATCTGATGtactattacaataaataagtgTTTACATTAAACAACAAACCAAGGAAATCATTGTTTACaactacaattattataattctacGGTTCTGATAACATCTTTGCTTCAGTGGCTGCGACTATTGAGCGTGTAATATATAATGGGTTCGATGAAATACCAACAAAGTACTAAGAAGAACCTTTTCAATGCTGATTCAATTACAATACTAATATAAACAGTGGTTTAAGGAAAGTATCCCTTTAAGGAAGTATGTGAGCAGATGAGAGGAGGTTGTGGTTAGACATGTTGTCGCGCCTGcactgtgacgtcacgcgacacGTGCCGCGCCTGACCTCGTGACACAGTCATACTCGTATTATACACGACATGAACTTGTATCTATTGCCATGATGTGGTGTAGGTCAAGGTGGTGTATGGGGAAATCTGTTACAAACAGACGTCACTATTATTCCTCAAAGGATTTTCAGTCCCAGATTCCCATAAAACAGATGACGGGTTCAGTAATGCTTAGTCCTTTAAGATTGTTCAAAGGAGTTTCTGTCCCAGTCCCATAAAACAAATGACGGGTAGTGCTTAGTCCTTCAATTGACTCCAAgtccacttgaccaacgaggtaaTCAGATagtgtaaaaaacccaaggtaAGCAAATTGATGTCTGCTTAGCAACTTGCACACGATTAAGCGATATGATAAGATGTCGCCAATATTACCGTATTCATATCGCATAACAATTTatgcatatttaaaaaaatacccaaaTTATAATGAATCTCAAATTTTTTTATGGAGAAATGCAACATATTAAAGGCAACATTGAACTTTCACCAGCTGTTTTATGAGTCCAATGTAATATGTAGGAAtgtgtatttatgtaatgtaggaatacttacataataccATAGATGCGTTCCCGTATCCGAGCGCGGTCTCGAGGAACTCAAAGACGAGCAGCATCCAGTAGTTGACGGAGAACGACTTGATGAGCCCGGCCACGCCCACCACCAGCGGGGTCCCCACGATGATCACCTTACGACCGTACCTGAGGaaacatttgaatttaataatgttGATTTTGAAAAACACCCTTGAGAAAGATCGAAGTAGAGCAACCCTCCATTTGCAATACAGAAATCGCAAGGTAATTTTGCTTGTACAGTGTGTTTGTAGTGCCATCTATTGGCATAACGTCTCACTAATAAGATTTGTTTTGATATCAAGaggaaaaataagaaatataattaaattctgTTCGGCTTTGTGTTGTATACTCACTTGTCTGATATGAGCCCCGATATGACGAAGGAGAACACGAGCCCCAGGTTGTGCACGGTACCGATCAGGGTTCTCTTCCATGGTTGGCAGCCCAGGTCGAACTGAAAGTAATAAAGATAGGTAAGTTGACTAATATGATTGGTACAAAATAACATAGTAATGTGTAAATGTGCAacatataggtaaataaatatgttatgagGATGGTCACGAAACATAGCATCGCATGCTCTTACAAACGTGAATATTGTGTCAAATTATTGTTTACAGAGATGTCGCGAacagataataatataagtacagTGGCACTAAAATAATAACCAAAGTGTACCAAGCCACCGTGACACTAAGTATACGAGCAGTCAGTGTTACACTCGCGTGTGACAGGACGCGcttcttataatattagttttcacATTCATTCAAGTAAATTACATGTTTGTGTAGGAATCATTCTTTGTTAAATAATGTACCTGTACAGTATACACTACGTCTTGGTTCACGGTTTACAGAGCATGTGTATGGAAGAACCCCCGTCACGGTGATTCGactgatatttaatttatttttgctgtCTATAAGGGAGTATGTACACTGGTGGTACACTAACCATAACAGTCCGAAGTGCTATATACACACAATATTAGAGTACATAGAGAGCACATTATCGCTAAACACTATAATGTGTGGTGTTTACCCGCCGGCCGGCACTCGCGCGCCCCCGTGCGTGAAGCGGCCGTGAACTTACACTCCGCCACTTCGACCATCATTTGGCCACAATCACCATGACATTCTAGTTTAATGATCTCGTTTTTAATGACAGTAGTTTCTTTACACCATTTTGGTTCTCTacacttaaataagtaataagtttCGGCACACATATACGGCAAACAATTCTATAAAAGGTTTCATACCGATCAGTTGCCCACTGCATCAATGGAGTATTATACAGTAGAGTAAACTTGGTCACACACATCCAATTATACACCTGAAATTCAAGTTTCACaatgtttgactgcacggttggcgcggtggctgggcaactggctgccatgcaacgtgtagcgggttcgatttcggCACGGTGcatttctttgtgtgatccacaaattattgttttgggtctgggtgtcgtgtgtatgtgaacttgtagtatgtttgtaaacgcacccacgacaggaGTAAATGtaggacaaagtttttttttttaaacttggtGTTGCCACTTACCTCAGCCACGATGCTGTTGTAGTTCTCATAGACGAGCTTATCGCAGGAGACGCTCTTGTTCCAGGAGAAGTTGTCGGGCGCGCAGGTGTAGGTGAAGTCGTGGCTGAGCACGGACCCGTTGTGCGCCGCCTCGTACGGCGCCATGCGGCGACACGTGCCCGTCTCGTTGGTCAGCGCGTACGATGCCCACGACGCGTTGAACCGAGGGTCCACCGCCTCGCACTCCGGTACCTGACACCTGTGGAGAAACAATGAAAAGACTTTGAGTGTACAGGACGGTGTGAAATAGATTGTTACGCATTCTGTCAATACAAAACTACTGATAGCGATCTTGCTCTTGAATTTAAGCAGGCGTTGCTTTTTATATCAATATCAGCGTCATCGCATTTCTTCATTTAAACGTAACATATAATCAAGAGCAGATTGTTTTAGTAATAGTGCAGGTGATGTAGTGATGTACATTGTTCGCGCTTCCTGCTCACGACTTATTTGTATCACAGTGCGGTGTCGGCCCTCACTGGTTGAGACAAAACACAACACCGGCAAGAAGCGGAAACTGGTACTGTAGTTTACTGATGCTACGAGTTTACAACGCGCAGTAAACCAATTCATCTTTCATCATTCATCCATTCATCACAAAATCAGTTAAGCAAAACACTGTCGGAAAGTGAAAAGTCTTAAGACTCCAGGCGAACATAAAACgagtatcttttaaataacgaCATatgttatctaataaaatatttaacataattacctattatgATATAACCCGGAAAGAATTAACATAATATGGGAAACCGGTCGGGCAATAGCGTGCTGTACATGCCATTACTGAGCCATTGACGTACCGGTGCGTCACCGCATACAAGTGCTGTAAACATGACGTGTAGCAATATTTCAGCAGGCCCTATTGTGCGGCCACATGGCGACAGACAACAAACAATACTCACATACATTGACATTCATAAAGTACTGGCTCGTTAGTCTAATGCGCTAGAGTCACTACTGTCTACTACAGTATCGCTCTTAACATCATCAATGAGAAATCTTTGAAATGAAGTATAATCATTAACATTACACTAACTGTTGTGGTTGTGAGTCGCAGCCGCACGTGACGTCTTGCATATATTTTGCGTTTAGGTAAGCATTAACGAGCGCTACGCTCTTGTACttctctaaaatattttagatcaGCGTTTTAGTTAAAGGAAGTTAATTATtaatgcggacgagtacttcgacgcctaaccacgccTAACGCCTTTGTTTTAGtaaccccgttccttttcctgcctTCCCTAGCCCCggttaagttagtttttattcctgatggctctttgaggcgcgcgcggaacgcgatgcgccgcacgcacgggtctggttttggtcgggcggcgaactacccttgctcgccgtccgcaggcccgcacttacggtggccggagatcgtcgcgcgatccccgacgccctgagtgtctctcgcgacggctggggcgtgaggaggttcgttcttttttttggtattattaagt contains:
- the LOC118282148 gene encoding solute carrier family 22 member 1 isoform X2, translated to MEGERENSKADGIAPENGDAPNITEAPSAHSSADEPEAAAGRKGSQFEQRKGSVFDKPIDLDYVLVNEIGQFGRYQMFNLLLVSVPIIMSAFMSEYIFSAAAIPHRCRIPECGETTKLETFHPNWVLHAIPPADNNNGFASCARYTSVFNNGSLDYCPPYLFSNNEQGCDNFVYARDNSCVYDFDLGCQDWLRALAGTLSSVGTLLVLPIAGYVSDTFGRRVALVISVFNLALFGIIRAFSVNYPMYLAFQLLQTTFGAGTFSSSYIFATEFVGPKYRVLTSATCSSMFAVGQVILGAVAWGIQPWRYMILALHIPCFIIIAYYWILQESVRWLLSQKKFDQAKDVLQRVARRNRKQISEKSMHALMNPPEPVKVVEDGDEPNLFQAIFRSGVLLRRVCTTPIWWITTTFVYYGLSINATSLSDSMYLNYILTCAIEIPGFYTAVLILDRIGRKPTLSGGYLFSAACNIAFAFIPSDLSTLRLVVYLLGKFGISVVFTSLYLFTSELYPTQYRHRLLAFSSMVGRIGSITAPLTPVLMDYWEGIPSVMFGAMGILSGILVLTQPETLGTKMPDTLAEAEALGKPESKIKT
- the LOC118282148 gene encoding solute carrier family 22 member 1 isoform X1, encoding MEEERKNSKADGAAPENGDAPNITEAPSAHSSADEPEAAAGRKGSQFEQRKGSVFDKPIDLDYVLVNEIGQFGRYQMFNLLLVSVPIIMSAFMSEYIFSAAAIPHRCRIPECGETTKLETFHPNWVLHAIPPADNNNGFASCARYTSVFNNGSLDYCPPYLFSNNEQGCDNFVYARDNSCVYDFDLGCQDWLRALAGTLSSVGTLLVLPIAGYVSDTFGRRVALVISVFNLALFGIIRAFSVNYPMYLAFQLLQTTFGAGTFSSSYIFATEFVGPKYRVLTSATCSSMFAVGQVILGAVAWGIQPWRYMILALHIPCFIIIAYYWILQESVRWLLSQKKFDQAKDVLQRVARRNRKQISEKSMHALMNPPEPVKVVEDGDEPNLFQAIFRSGVLLRRVCTTPIWWITTTFVYYGLSINATSLSDSMYLNYILTCAIEIPGFYTAVLILDRIGRKPTLSGGYLFSAACNIAFAFIPSDLSTLRLVVYLLGKFGISVVFTSLYLFTSELYPTQYRHRLLAFSSMVGRIGSITAPLTPVLMDYWEGIPSVMFGAMGILSGILVLTQPETLGTKMPDTLAEAEALGKPESKIKT
- the LOC118282147 gene encoding solute carrier family 22 member 1; its protein translation is MVAKETTVKVSEESKDGQFNLDGILSELGSFGKYQLLLLLLLAFRDSFLAMCNFNYVFTAAEVDFRCQVPECEAVDPRFNASWASYALTNETGTCRRMAPYEAAHNGSVLSHDFTYTCAPDNFSWNKSVSCDKLVYENYNSIVAEFDLGCQPWKRTLIGTVHNLGLVFSFVISGLISDKYGRKVIIVGTPLVVGVAGLIKSFSVNYWMLLVFEFLETALGYGNASMVLSLETVSQKQRVMFSCIADILASIGSASFGLIAWKVPYWRHLMRAIYAPLLVVVFYIFLIDEGVRWLLAHNKNHEAVRVLNKVAKINNIQLSNKAQQMLTKIAGDSKSREAGESAPPERLHLLSVLRSKKILLRVLLIAGCFFCCTFVYNGTIINSTSVSGNKYLNFSALLLVQVPTRIITALTLTRFGRKAPICVAYTLCCVFFISSAFIPKSIWWASVLFYLFGKMCSSYGVFSMYVVAMEVFPTTSRNSLTNIANTVGRVGSVLAPQTPLLEKYMTGLPSVVFGLVALGPAMLALLLPDTSQSALPDDVVDAENLDNPHEEHTPESESHDNVPRLSVCVTSGKETQ